From one Bacillus sp. FJAT-42376 genomic stretch:
- a CDS encoding DUF1836 domain-containing protein yields MKELKLTRLEMSGLLHALDLQNGLELENFLSNWNRQASANLPEFVKRFKRSGGAVSGLSTNDIVALGNLCELTTFKSTSIQNWIKRDIKGLIGQPELGKKYSIDQAVILLIVRDLKSTYDFETIRKMLNRLFNTLSDRTDDLISPVDYYEAYAVVLDKLIHESFHFPPATDLEEKIEAEAEIVRTAFPSIPDSSWIRIKPVLVLTVFSVLYSHLLSKAQQYQETHLNFS; encoded by the coding sequence ATGAAAGAACTTAAATTAACAAGACTTGAAATGTCAGGACTGCTTCATGCGCTTGATCTCCAAAACGGGCTGGAGCTTGAAAATTTTTTAAGCAACTGGAACCGCCAGGCAAGCGCGAACCTTCCCGAATTCGTAAAGCGATTTAAACGCAGCGGCGGAGCGGTTTCCGGGCTATCTACAAATGATATCGTAGCGCTCGGAAACCTTTGCGAGCTGACTACGTTTAAATCAACATCCATTCAAAACTGGATCAAACGCGATATAAAAGGGCTGATTGGTCAGCCGGAGCTTGGAAAAAAATATTCCATCGACCAGGCGGTCATTCTTTTGATTGTCAGGGATTTGAAATCAACTTACGATTTTGAAACAATCCGCAAAATGCTTAACCGGCTTTTCAATACGCTCTCAGACCGCACAGACGATTTGATCAGCCCTGTTGACTATTATGAAGCATATGCAGTGGTTTTAGACAAATTGATCCATGAATCGTTCCATTTTCCTCCGGCAACCGATTTGGAAGAAAAAATTGAAGCGGAAGCAGAGATTGTCAGAACAGCTTTTCCGTCTATTCCGGATTCATCCTGGATCCGCATCAAGCCAGTATTGGTGTTGACGGTTTTCTCTGTCCTTTATTCGCATCTATTGAGCAAGGCCCAGCAATATCAGGAGACGCATTTGAATTTCTCATGA
- the htpX gene encoding protease HtpX: MFKRIGLFILTNILVITTIGIVLSILGVGNYMTASGGIDLVTLLAFSAVVGFTGSLFSLAISRWMAKMMMGVQVLKPEDNLSPIERDLVNRVHALARTAGMRVMPEVGIYRSPEVNAFATGPSKNRSLVAVSTGLLEEMDEDAIDGVLAHEIAHIVNGDMVTMTLLQGIVNTFVVFLARIAAWAVSRFVREELAGVVHFIAILVFQILFSILGSLVVFGFSRYREYHADRGGADFAGKDKMIHALRSLQNYTQRTRDDDTSLATLKINSKRKRSLFSTHPDLQDRIARLEQR, translated from the coding sequence ATGTTTAAACGAATTGGATTGTTCATATTAACCAACATCCTTGTTATCACGACGATTGGGATTGTTTTATCCATTTTAGGCGTTGGTAATTATATGACTGCATCTGGTGGAATCGATCTCGTTACCTTGCTTGCATTCAGTGCAGTTGTAGGTTTTACCGGATCATTATTCTCCCTGGCGATTTCCCGCTGGATGGCGAAAATGATGATGGGGGTTCAAGTATTAAAGCCTGAAGATAATCTTTCACCAATTGAAAGAGATTTAGTCAACCGCGTTCACGCACTTGCAAGGACTGCCGGTATGAGAGTGATGCCTGAAGTGGGAATTTACCGCTCGCCGGAGGTTAATGCATTTGCTACAGGGCCTTCCAAAAACCGTTCTTTAGTTGCGGTTTCAACCGGATTGCTTGAGGAGATGGATGAAGATGCCATCGACGGTGTGCTTGCCCATGAGATTGCCCATATTGTAAATGGCGACATGGTAACCATGACTCTTCTGCAAGGAATTGTCAATACATTCGTTGTATTTCTTGCAAGAATTGCTGCCTGGGCCGTATCAAGATTTGTACGCGAAGAGCTTGCAGGGGTTGTTCATTTCATTGCCATTCTTGTATTCCAAATTCTATTCTCCATTTTAGGAAGCCTTGTTGTATTCGGATTCTCGCGTTACCGCGAATACCACGCAGACCGTGGAGGCGCTGATTTTGCCGGCAAGGATAAAATGATCCATGCTTTACGAAGCCTGCAGAACTATACACAGCGCACTAGAGATGATGACACGTCTTTAGCAACTTTAAAAATCAACAGCAAACGCAAACGTTCCCTGTTTTCAACGCATCCTGATCTTCAGGACCGGATTGCAAGACTGGAACAGCGATAA
- a CDS encoding methyl-accepting chemotaxis protein, producing MQFKRKSSIGRKYGLVFYACLSLIIIAFLFILFSLSSTLKTISTTEQKANDALKVSSASEIFKQKYIVITDYITKAAPENESAYKDQVKKMNQTLAELKRNMSKQDQLLLLNAAQTMNDELDKFFETRIKPEVNSVLSNGGTLDPLKQIELQNRAAVIRDVSSEKLSALEKLLAEDRAELIAQTEQTSNNRILLSSGFIAVSILLSALLLFFVSRRIRKQLALAVHMCKELASGNLLVDDLHFRSKDETADIANAMNSLKAELKQSIQDIFALSEKVRNMSGHLKENTVATSDGTEQITQSILELASGSDQQLQSTHQAAGSAQTISSQLNLAAAETKEASSLSRASAHKILEGKTQAEDVMVQMESILEHVDRLDQTIQTLAQKSETITAIAGLITNISEQTNLLALNAAIEAARAGEHGKGFGVVASEVRKLAEQTAGAAGDIQNILQSTQHETEAASRLMKQSSAAIMKGNELVLEVDESFKVISSHIGQLEAKSEQVEKAVMYVTGQMDVLNQATSHIEHITRMTNGNIEHIAATTQEQNAVMQEMLHSSQVLASLSKEFRDSFSSYKI from the coding sequence ATGCAATTTAAACGTAAATCTTCAATCGGCCGTAAATATGGACTAGTTTTTTATGCTTGTCTCTCCCTTATTATTATTGCCTTCCTTTTTATTTTATTTTCCTTGTCATCCACCCTTAAAACGATCAGTACAACAGAACAAAAAGCAAACGACGCTCTCAAGGTTTCCTCAGCCTCTGAAATTTTCAAGCAAAAGTACATCGTCATCACCGATTACATTACAAAAGCAGCACCTGAAAATGAGAGCGCCTACAAAGATCAAGTAAAAAAAATGAACCAGACTTTAGCCGAGCTTAAAAGGAATATGTCGAAACAAGATCAGCTTCTGCTGCTTAATGCGGCTCAAACGATGAATGATGAGCTCGACAAATTCTTTGAGACAAGAATAAAACCAGAGGTAAACTCCGTTTTAAGCAATGGAGGAACACTCGATCCTTTAAAACAAATTGAACTTCAAAACCGGGCAGCCGTTATCCGGGATGTAAGCAGTGAAAAATTATCCGCTCTGGAGAAGCTCCTTGCAGAAGACCGGGCTGAGCTGATTGCGCAGACCGAACAAACATCAAATAACCGGATCCTTTTATCATCAGGATTTATTGCTGTCTCCATTCTTCTGTCGGCTCTTCTTCTCTTTTTTGTCAGCAGAAGAATCCGTAAACAGCTGGCCCTGGCAGTTCATATGTGCAAAGAACTGGCAAGCGGCAATCTTCTAGTTGACGATCTTCACTTTCGCTCAAAAGATGAAACGGCTGATATCGCGAACGCAATGAACAGTCTGAAAGCCGAACTTAAACAATCCATCCAAGATATATTTGCTCTTTCAGAAAAAGTAAGAAACATGTCAGGACATTTAAAGGAAAATACAGTGGCGACTTCCGATGGAACGGAGCAAATCACGCAGTCCATTCTTGAACTCGCCTCAGGTTCTGATCAGCAGCTGCAGTCTACCCATCAGGCTGCCGGTTCCGCGCAAACCATCTCTTCTCAGCTGAATCTGGCTGCAGCTGAAACAAAAGAAGCAAGCAGCCTGAGCCGGGCCTCCGCTCATAAAATCCTGGAAGGAAAAACCCAGGCTGAGGATGTTATGGTTCAAATGGAATCGATACTGGAACATGTTGACCGCCTTGACCAAACCATACAAACGCTTGCACAAAAATCTGAAACCATCACCGCCATTGCCGGACTTATTACGAATATTTCCGAGCAGACGAACCTGCTTGCATTGAATGCGGCTATCGAGGCTGCCAGAGCCGGCGAACACGGAAAAGGATTTGGTGTTGTTGCTTCTGAAGTAAGAAAACTCGCTGAACAGACAGCAGGAGCAGCCGGCGACATCCAGAATATCCTCCAATCCACTCAGCACGAAACAGAGGCTGCATCGAGGCTAATGAAGCAAAGCTCTGCAGCCATCATGAAAGGAAACGAACTCGTGCTGGAAGTGGACGAATCCTTTAAAGTGATCTCAAGCCACATCGGACAGCTTGAGGCAAAGAGCGAGCAGGTGGAAAAAGCAGTGATGTATGTTACCGGACAAATGGACGTACTCAATCAGGCGACCAGTCACATTGAACACATTACCAGAATGACGAACGGGAACATTGAACATATTGCCGCCACTACACAAGAGCAAAATGCAGTTATGCAGGAGATGCTTCATTCCTCTCAGGTTCTCGCATCACTGTCAAAAGAGTTTCGTGATTCATTCTCATCCTATAAGATTTGA